The region TGAATGGAGAACGGACCCACACAAACTGTCAGCTTTCATTTGAATTAAAGCCACATTTGTCTAAAAGTTAATGATAAAAGATGACGAAAGTGTGTCCAGGGAAAGACTCAACTGGACTATTTAAAGGCTAAAAGCGATTTagtgtttgtttaaaagagcTGATAAATCAAAGGTAATAAATCACTAAGAAGCCTGAACTCCCCTATATTAATACACAACTGTTAAATTTATACATTAAAACACAGTTTCTTTATTGCAGTATTGCTTTATATAATGTTACTGTATATATTTGATAAGATAAAGTCATTTAAGACGAGGTTCTGCTCAACAGTGGACAAACTGTGGACATTTACACTGTCGATAACCTTTGACCACGTGTGACactgttcaaaataaaaccttgcAGTGGTTTTCAAACTGGGGGGCGCGACCCCGAGGAGGGAGTGTTGTGCTGCCAGGAGGGACGCGGGACGACTGGCCACTGTCACGATTCGTCCAGCAGATGGTGCAAATCTTTTTACCGACGCAAGACAAGAACCCAGCAGCCAGAAAAGATGGCAAAGATGTTAAATTCAAACAGAAACAGCGTTAAAGTAAAAATGTTCTGCACTGTGAAATGTTCAATCATTTCCTAGTTTTCTAGTGAGTTGATCGACCAGCGGTACTTACTTATTCGTTGTGGATGTGGTGGTTCACTGATCAGGGGAGTCATGCTAGTTGCTGATGTTTGTTGTTCAGGTGTTTGTTGACTCTCAGGTTATTCTGAGTTTTTCAAATATAGTCAACCTGCTTCCATGTTTGCAAGAAACCGAGGAGATAGTGTATTtatctgatggatggatggatgggtggatggatgggtggatggatggatggatggatggatggatgggtgggtgggtggatggatggatggatggatgggtggatggatggatgggtgggtggatggatggatgggtggatggatggatgggtggatggatggatggatggatgggtgggtgggtggatggatggatggatggatgggtggatggatggatgggtgggtggatggatggatgggtggatggatggatggatggatggatggatggatgggtgggtgggtggatggatggatgggtggatggatggatgggtgggtgggtggatggatggatggatggatgggtggatggatggatggatggatggatggatggatgggtggatggatgggtggatgatggatgggtggatggatggatgggtggatggatgggtggatggatggatggatggatggatggatggatggatgggtggatggatggatggatggatgcactCTTTCCTGTTTATGGTAGATAAAGCTGATCAGGTTCCATCTAGCACAGATGAGTTTCAGTGTTGCAGGACCTGTTGTGAGCCACTTCACTTGTCCTCTGTGGACGTTCTCCAAAGCTTCTCCACAGCCACAGAGGAACAAAACTGTTGTATCTTCAGCAAAGGAGAAGAGCAGCGGAGTGGgatggaaagaagaaaagagataCACAAATACATTAAACATTGAAGATGTAAAAACTGTGGGGCCACATGTCAGCAGTTCCCAGTGACACCAGtagacagagagagatagagggagagagagagaaacagacatacagagagagggagagagggagagagagatggctAGAACACGCTGGTGGAGGTAGATTTTCGAGGTAGTATTCAGATGACTGCTGATGCTGAAACAGTTGACTTAACTGTAAGACTGTCTCCACACTATAGATCTATGCTGCATAGATCTATGCTGTCTCCGTTCAGGCTGCTGATACAAACCTGGCAGGACAGCTACTCTTGCTCAGAAGCGTGAAGGTGAAGATGTCAAAGCAGAACAAGGGCTTCCAAAAGCAAAACATGAAATAAGAAAGACCTGACGTTCTGCAAATCCCCCATGATCAAACTTTGTCGTGTGTTTCCCCGAACGCTCAACTCCCTATTTTCTCCCTCTCCGCCtcgcagcgccccctggtggagacACCATCAACAGGGGCGCTCCGATTGGAATCGTTCCAATTTAAATCATATTTGACCAACTTATTGTGAACACATGCTACCAATAACGCAATTATATATTTGTCTTTTTCAAAACACGTCCATGGTCAGCGTGTTTGATTGAAAACTTGAAATATTTTATAAAACTCAAATCTTTTGATACACCTTTTCCCCCAGGTTCAGTATAATTTATTAAATCATTTTATGTGTCCCactctcccttttctcctcttcggATTCTAAACAGACCCACAAGAACTGGCTGAATCCGGTTAAAGTGGAAACTCGCGTTAGTCCGGGTGGGAGGCGCAGCCGTCATCTGGGTCCTGGTGGAGGTCTGAGCAGCGCACAAGCCTCCTCAGCCCCGAAAATGCAGTTTTCCCGTGGCGCTGCGTCATCACAGCGTGGAGAGTGTGCaggggtgctgctgctgcgggtcATTGGTCCACAGGACCCCCCAACatcgcctcctcctccgcctcagACACGTCACGCACATTTCATCCCTGCCGAACTGGAGATGAGGCTCCTCTTCAGCAGcagtgggaaagagaggagaaacttTTGTTTTGGGATCCTCTCCCCCTCGAGGCTGTGATCGCTTTATGATAACCCGATCATGGATTAGCGCTGAGCGCTGAGGGAGGCACTGCTTGCTGCTTTTCTCCGGCAGATGATGTCCCGCCGTGCCAGGGTTTCCAGAGGAGACGCGGGAGAGGACGAAGGAGAatgaagaaggagggagaggggtcGAGAGTGGCTGAGGTGGAATATAATGAAGTGGAGTGGGAAAGGAGTGTGCACCGTGTTCTCCGGCACCCTGATCTTCGTGTGCGCCCTCAGCGAAGTTGTCGTTGGAATAAGATGCGTCTCTTTGGGATCTACAGTGAGAGCGCATTTCCCGCTCGGCGCCGCGGCCGGGGCTTTCTACTCCGGCTTACTTGTGGGCATCGGGCAGGTCCTGCTGGGCTCCGCGCTGCTGTTTTGCACAGAGAAGCCCGGCTGCAGGAATTTCTTTCTTCTGGGTGTTGTGGTCTTCTTGCTCGGGGTCCTCACCGCTTTCTCCGGCGCGGTGGTGGACGGGGACACGGCTTCTCTGGTGGAGAGGAAATATTCCCATTACTGCTTCCAGTCTCTGGTCATGAACCCTGCCTGCGAGCAGTTGAGGAATTACCAGCACAGCCTGGTCATCTCCGCGGTGCTCAGCACACTGGAGTGCGTCCTGGGTCTCTTCAACCTGCTGGTGATCAAAAGGTACAAAACGGCGCAGTTGTGCCGGAGCCGTCAGTGTCAGCGGCGGCGCGCCGGTGCCATCGTCTTCAGCGAGGAGCGGGACGGCTCCTCTGTGGATTTCCAGCCGGTTTCTTACATCAATCTGGGGGTTTTTCATGTGTTTGACGAGACGGGCGCAGAGGCGCAGCGCGGGGGGCATCCGTCCATCGACCTGCCGGGATATTCGCTCACCGACCCGGAGCTCAACCGCTGCTTCCCTTTCTCCTGTCCGGTCTCCAACGAACTCCCGCCCGCGTACGAAGACATTTTCCCCGACGAGGCATGCAACACATAGCCGCTGCGagtgtgcacccccccccccccctctctctgctgtGACAATCGTGCTTAAACAATCCCCCAGGAGGACAGCCCAGCTCATTCTTTGACTTGTTTTGGCGACCCCTGCCCGGTATGTTGTAGTTCCATCCACGCACAGACTGATGGAGGCCCAGAGCGCAGCAGGCAGCCGAGTCGCACACGCAACAGCTTTAACAGTGTTCTGAATGTTTGCGCTTCTCCCCAATAATGtcaataaaatgcatttaaccTGAGCCGACCTCTTGAAGCCAGTACAGCTGCAAAGAAAATTGCTGTTGGTGAGTTTGCGCGCCTCCCGCGGTGGTGTCACGCGCAGTTTTGGGGCTGAAATAAAGCTTTATTGTTGAAAAGTAACAGGAATAACTGGTAAAGACGCGACATTCTCTCCAAATTGGCCAGCATCTCGGGTCCCAGATGTCCCGCAGCACCGGGTCAGCTTCCACAAACTCTAGATTTGACATCTTTAC is a window of Takifugu rubripes chromosome 14, fTakRub1.2, whole genome shotgun sequence DNA encoding:
- the tmem271 gene encoding transmembrane protein 271; this encodes MKWSGKGVCTVFSGTLIFVCALSEVVVGIRCVSLGSTVRAHFPLGAAAGAFYSGLLVGIGQVLLGSALLFCTEKPGCRNFFLLGVVVFLLGVLTAFSGAVVDGDTASLVERKYSHYCFQSLVMNPACEQLRNYQHSLVISAVLSTLECVLGLFNLLVIKRYKTAQLCRSRQCQRRRAGAIVFSEERDGSSVDFQPVSYINLGVFHVFDETGAEAQRGGHPSIDLPGYSLTDPELNRCFPFSCPVSNELPPAYEDIFPDEACNT